In the genome of Dermacentor silvarum isolate Dsil-2018 chromosome 1, BIME_Dsil_1.4, whole genome shotgun sequence, one region contains:
- the LOC119465417 gene encoding uncharacterized protein LOC119465417 isoform X3: MILRDGAGGLPDPMSTAPNGSVASWTRDEDPGSGQSAAVRLTLLSCVSAAGSLGGVFVISAVIVMEPLRTRGNAFLVSSALAHLLVSALLLPSTCVAILAGVTRDPGLCHFQWALLVVCLVASLLSFACLAASQGLALRCSRGAVLAAALASWAVAATVALGQRGLGLGPTFCGGAPVASNVPLQAAVAALCILVPVLLTVLGFGVALARARRHEPDGAALELLKSHVAVYLLTLAMWVPGVALAAVSLSRQVPPHLVDVAWWLALSHSCLYSYVYAATHRTFRVAFNKLFFYCCCKSHVTFSRPSREQRIGPQGSGVGLRVHIIPAMNIYSAKKDSSQAAVKHCVQGKGLHCSYDL, encoded by the coding sequence GCGCGACGGAGCGGGTGGCCTGCCGGACCCGATGTCGACCGCACCCAACGGCTCGGTGGCCAGCTGGACGCGCGACGAGGACCCCGGCTCGGGCCAGAGCGCGGCCGTGCGGCTCACGCTGCTCTCGTGCGTGTCGGCGGCGGGCTCGCTGGGCGGTGTGTTCGTCATCAGCGCGGTGATCGTGATGGAGCCGCTTCGCACTCGCGGCAACGCTTTCCTCGTGTCGTCGGCGCTGGCGCACCTGCTAGTGTcggcgctgctgctgccgtcCACGTGTGTGGCCATCCTGGCGGGCGTGACGCGCGACCCGGGCCTGTGCCACTTCCAGTGGGCCCTGCTCGTGGTGTGCCTGGTGGCCAGCCTGCTCTCGTTCGCCTGCCTGGCTGCCAGCCAGGGGCTGGCGCTGCGCTGCTCGCGCGGCGCCGTGCTCGCCGCGGCGCTCGCCAGCTGGGCCGTGGCCGCCACAGTGGCGCTGGGTCAGCGTGGCCTCGGACTGGGACCGACGTTCTGTGGTGGCGCGCCCGTGGCCAGCAACGTGCCGCTGCAGGCGGCCGTGGCGGCGCTCTGCATTCTGGTGCCCGTGCTGCTCACCGTGCTAGGCTTTGGCGTGGCGCTGGCGCGCGCGCGGCGCCACGAGCCCGACGGGGCGGCGCTCGAGCTGCTCAAGAGCCACGTGGCCGTGTACCTGCTCACGCTGGCCATGTGGGTGCCCGGCGTGGCGCTGGCCGCCGTGTCgctcagccgccaggtgccgccgcACCTGGTCGACGTGGCGTGGTGGCTGGCGCTGTCGCACTCCTGCCTCTACAGCTACGTGTACGCCGCCACGCACCGGACGTTCCGTGTGGCCTTCAACAAGCTCTTCTTCTACTGCTGCTGCAAGAGCCACGTAACCTTCTCAAGGCCCTCGCGTGAGCAGCGCATTGGGCCGCAGGGCTCCGGCGTCGGCCTCCGGGTTCACATTATTCCCGCCATGAACATTTACTCGGCCAAAAAGGACTCTAGCCAGGCGGCCGTCAAGCACTGCGTCCAGGGGAAAGGTCTGCACTGCAGCTACGACCTCTAG
- the LOC119465417 gene encoding uncharacterized protein LOC119465417 isoform X2, translating into MSHKGRDGAGGLPDPMSTAPNGSVASWTRDEDPGSGQSAAVRLTLLSCVSAAGSLGGVFVISAVIVMEPLRTRGNAFLVSSALAHLLVSALLLPSTCVAILAGVTRDPGLCHFQWALLVVCLVASLLSFACLAASQGLALRCSRGAVLAAALASWAVAATVALGQRGLGLGPTFCGGAPVASNVPLQAAVAALCILVPVLLTVLGFGVALARARRHEPDGAALELLKSHVAVYLLTLAMWVPGVALAAVSLSRQVPPHLVDVAWWLALSHSCLYSYVYAATHRTFRVAFNKLFFYCCCKSHVTFSRPSREQRIGPQGSGVGLRVHIIPAMNIYSAKKDSSQAAVKHCVQGKGLHCSYDL; encoded by the coding sequence GCGCGACGGAGCGGGTGGCCTGCCGGACCCGATGTCGACCGCACCCAACGGCTCGGTGGCCAGCTGGACGCGCGACGAGGACCCCGGCTCGGGCCAGAGCGCGGCCGTGCGGCTCACGCTGCTCTCGTGCGTGTCGGCGGCGGGCTCGCTGGGCGGTGTGTTCGTCATCAGCGCGGTGATCGTGATGGAGCCGCTTCGCACTCGCGGCAACGCTTTCCTCGTGTCGTCGGCGCTGGCGCACCTGCTAGTGTcggcgctgctgctgccgtcCACGTGTGTGGCCATCCTGGCGGGCGTGACGCGCGACCCGGGCCTGTGCCACTTCCAGTGGGCCCTGCTCGTGGTGTGCCTGGTGGCCAGCCTGCTCTCGTTCGCCTGCCTGGCTGCCAGCCAGGGGCTGGCGCTGCGCTGCTCGCGCGGCGCCGTGCTCGCCGCGGCGCTCGCCAGCTGGGCCGTGGCCGCCACAGTGGCGCTGGGTCAGCGTGGCCTCGGACTGGGACCGACGTTCTGTGGTGGCGCGCCCGTGGCCAGCAACGTGCCGCTGCAGGCGGCCGTGGCGGCGCTCTGCATTCTGGTGCCCGTGCTGCTCACCGTGCTAGGCTTTGGCGTGGCGCTGGCGCGCGCGCGGCGCCACGAGCCCGACGGGGCGGCGCTCGAGCTGCTCAAGAGCCACGTGGCCGTGTACCTGCTCACGCTGGCCATGTGGGTGCCCGGCGTGGCGCTGGCCGCCGTGTCgctcagccgccaggtgccgccgcACCTGGTCGACGTGGCGTGGTGGCTGGCGCTGTCGCACTCCTGCCTCTACAGCTACGTGTACGCCGCCACGCACCGGACGTTCCGTGTGGCCTTCAACAAGCTCTTCTTCTACTGCTGCTGCAAGAGCCACGTAACCTTCTCAAGGCCCTCGCGTGAGCAGCGCATTGGGCCGCAGGGCTCCGGCGTCGGCCTCCGGGTTCACATTATTCCCGCCATGAACATTTACTCGGCCAAAAAGGACTCTAGCCAGGCGGCCGTCAAGCACTGCGTCCAGGGGAAAGGTCTGCACTGCAGCTACGACCTCTAG
- the LOC119465417 gene encoding uncharacterized protein LOC119465417 isoform X4, with the protein MSTAPNGSVASWTRDEDPGSGQSAAVRLTLLSCVSAAGSLGGVFVISAVIVMEPLRTRGNAFLVSSALAHLLVSALLLPSTCVAILAGVTRDPGLCHFQWALLVVCLVASLLSFACLAASQGLALRCSRGAVLAAALASWAVAATVALGQRGLGLGPTFCGGAPVASNVPLQAAVAALCILVPVLLTVLGFGVALARARRHEPDGAALELLKSHVAVYLLTLAMWVPGVALAAVSLSRQVPPHLVDVAWWLALSHSCLYSYVYAATHRTFRVAFNKLFFYCCCKSHVTFSRPSREQRIGPQGSGVGLRVHIIPAMNIYSAKKDSSQAAVKHCVQGKGLHCSYDL; encoded by the coding sequence ATGTCGACCGCACCCAACGGCTCGGTGGCCAGCTGGACGCGCGACGAGGACCCCGGCTCGGGCCAGAGCGCGGCCGTGCGGCTCACGCTGCTCTCGTGCGTGTCGGCGGCGGGCTCGCTGGGCGGTGTGTTCGTCATCAGCGCGGTGATCGTGATGGAGCCGCTTCGCACTCGCGGCAACGCTTTCCTCGTGTCGTCGGCGCTGGCGCACCTGCTAGTGTcggcgctgctgctgccgtcCACGTGTGTGGCCATCCTGGCGGGCGTGACGCGCGACCCGGGCCTGTGCCACTTCCAGTGGGCCCTGCTCGTGGTGTGCCTGGTGGCCAGCCTGCTCTCGTTCGCCTGCCTGGCTGCCAGCCAGGGGCTGGCGCTGCGCTGCTCGCGCGGCGCCGTGCTCGCCGCGGCGCTCGCCAGCTGGGCCGTGGCCGCCACAGTGGCGCTGGGTCAGCGTGGCCTCGGACTGGGACCGACGTTCTGTGGTGGCGCGCCCGTGGCCAGCAACGTGCCGCTGCAGGCGGCCGTGGCGGCGCTCTGCATTCTGGTGCCCGTGCTGCTCACCGTGCTAGGCTTTGGCGTGGCGCTGGCGCGCGCGCGGCGCCACGAGCCCGACGGGGCGGCGCTCGAGCTGCTCAAGAGCCACGTGGCCGTGTACCTGCTCACGCTGGCCATGTGGGTGCCCGGCGTGGCGCTGGCCGCCGTGTCgctcagccgccaggtgccgccgcACCTGGTCGACGTGGCGTGGTGGCTGGCGCTGTCGCACTCCTGCCTCTACAGCTACGTGTACGCCGCCACGCACCGGACGTTCCGTGTGGCCTTCAACAAGCTCTTCTTCTACTGCTGCTGCAAGAGCCACGTAACCTTCTCAAGGCCCTCGCGTGAGCAGCGCATTGGGCCGCAGGGCTCCGGCGTCGGCCTCCGGGTTCACATTATTCCCGCCATGAACATTTACTCGGCCAAAAAGGACTCTAGCCAGGCGGCCGTCAAGCACTGCGTCCAGGGGAAAGGTCTGCACTGCAGCTACGACCTCTAG